DNA sequence from the Malus sylvestris chromosome 10, drMalSylv7.2, whole genome shotgun sequence genome:
GGATTTGAGAGTTTAACAACTCCATCCTCtgatttttctttcaactttttATAACAGTGTATGAATCACACTTTTTCCTGCTCCTCGAATTATTGCTTTAAATTTAGCATAAAAATAAAGAGCCATATTTCCAAACAATTAAGAACCAAAGTCAGCAGACGGCCTGCCATTCAACAGTTGACCCACCAGCTTTCAGACCCATTGCAtcaaaaaatataaacaaagtttTTGGAATTTTATTAAGTTTCCTGCTGAAGCTGGTGGTTTGGACCGAAATTGATGGATCCGTTGGCGTTTGCAGTTTGGAACATTCACAACAGTCAAAGCTTTCAAATGAGGAATGAATATCTTTCGAAGGgcttaattaaactattcactTACCATTTGAAACTCAAATTGTATCACGTAACTTTGCCCCGTACTATTCAAGTCcgtgaaaaaattaaaacagcTTATGTGAAAGGGAGGGAGATTGATGGTGGATATTCTTttagattttttaattttaatttctgttctttgttttggagaaaagtTTTAATTTTACTTTGGAATTTTTGTTAACATATCTACAAACAAGTGAGCCACATTTCTGCCATGTCATCATATTTAACGAATTATTTAATGAAATTGACAGTGGGGGACTCAAAGCCTTCCTTTGAAGCAAACACTACCTACGACCTTGATATCTAAAACTTTAACACAGCTCTGCCACCTCGTGGTATGATTCGGTTGATGCGCAATTCCAACCACCCTGATTTCCTCTCCAAGGCACACGTTTTGTACTAAGTCCAATCTAACATCAGTGATCTCGATTGACTCCTCTAGCACCGAATCTTGCTAGAGTTTTACTACTTTCTTTACATTTCCAGTCAAGTTACATTTCAAGTATGTAGCTCGGCCCATCAACctagattttatttttgtgaatGTTTTTAATCTTGAACCTATCATGCAATGAttacattttgtttcttgttttagtttctttttcactttcatTTCCTTTTTAGGTTCGCATACTCGAATTTACATTGAGTTTTAAGTCCTCATTCCCTCGAGGCACAAAAAAGAGCTTAACTGATACAACGTCCCACTCGGTGCATAATCATTTGGTAAAGAAATCATATTAACGCGTAACTTTCACACACTCAAACACAAACATTGTCCGTTGGCAACCTCCAAATGTGGCACGCCTATTCTCTATTTCTTTCAAGCCATCTTGTGGCACTAAGATCGAAAACAACACTACTCGAAGCAAGTATGTGTTGAATCCAGTCCAGATTCCTTCTGAATTTTGGCACCAATAATGACTTATACATAAAGAACCCAAAGAAAGATGATTAGAGTCAAATAGAAGGACAACTCTAATAGTCTTGTTTttctcttcatcatcatcttccttcttcttttcctttggctaCAAGCTTCTTTGAAATGTTTCAAGATTAGCATCAATAAATTTTGCAGTCTAGTTCTATTTCTTCTCCCAATATAATGCTCACTATTATCTAATATGATCCTCATCCCTATTCCATCTCTTGCTGAATGATCAACTCAACGAGTTTTTTTATTAGTATGCTTATGTGTATTTTATACACCGAGTTCTTTggccattattttttttatcaaatatttAATAACCAATATCTTATGGTAGCCTAAAACAATTTCCCAAACAATATAATGTTTACTATTATTTTGATATTAACTCATGCTGTGTTTTGGGGCGAAGGCACAAAATAACTCAAAAGGTTGAAATGTGGTCCTTAACCAACGAGATTTTCTAATATGCTTTAATGTACTCTATACATTGTGTTTTTTGGCTGTTATCTTTGATTAAAGATTCAATGACCAATATCTAACCGTACTCTTAAACAATCGGCCAAACAATATAATGCTTacaattatttaaaactcatgtTGTGTTTTGGGGTGAAGGCACAAAACAACCAAAAAGATTGAAGTATATGGTCTTTAACTTTATTTCCTCTCCTGCTGAATAAGTCCTACGAGATTTTATAATATGCTTCGATGTATTTTATATACTGAGTTTTGTTATCATTAGTCCTTTGATCAAATTGATCAAGAATTCAATATTTGATAcaccttattttttttttcatcttataTAAGGAAACATTTGATGAACAggatttcatttttgtttttggtaaaaagaaaaagaattaagaaatataatgaatagaGAGAGGATGTGGATGTATCATTTAAGTTTAGGTGAGAACGAGAGAATTAAGGGGGTGGGGATGGTGACGTGCGCCGACTAGCCTATACTTTATCCCATGCCCTCATCTTTCACAAAAACAAGCACTTTGGCAGGTTCTGTCCTACTCACCCAGATGTCCATTTTTCTTGCCATTTTCTTCTCTACAACACTTAAATCTTCTAACCTCATTTCAAACTTCAAACTCCATCCAACTCCCCCAATGACCACCCTACCTTTTAATTATTTCCTTTTCACAAATATCCCATTTAActgttcatttttcttttctgaaacaTTATCTATTAATTTAGGGGTATGCTTTTTTTACTTGTTACATactccttgttaatttatgtcatttgatcttttgcagtttatccgatcaaatcaccaaaaattaaaaaaatgtgtaaaaaataaaaaatatatatatatggataacACACCCTTTAATTTATTGAAGAGACATCTTGAATAGTAGTAGTACATATCTTGAATAGTAGTAGTACTAGTGtagtgatgagagagagagagagagagagagagagtgtgtgtgtgtgtgtggggggggggggggtgtcaTTTATCTAGTTTTGGGTTGCAGTGGGCAAATTATGAAGTTCTAAATAAGGAAGGTCATCATGCAGCTGAGAGACTGGGAAGTTATTGGGAACATGCAAAACATCAGAAGTCGGGAAATGCAAATCTCTGCAgcagcagagagagagaaagagacagcaaaaacacaaaaccaccACTTTGTTGCATCACCGGAGTTGGACATTGGACAAGGCAACACATACGTGACATGCAAAAATATTTAAGCAATTCATAATTATGTCTTGCTCTAATTTGCATTAATTTGACATACAATTTTGTATCTCTGATATTTGACGTACGTACGCAGGTCATCAAATCATGATGCAGAAATTACATGTTAATGTTCCCTCCAGCTGACAAGTCATGACAATATCCTGTCTTTAGGCTATAGCCATGGTAATATTTAAATgttgttctttcttttttttctcataTATTTTCATGAAAACATTTTGAATCCAATAGAATGCAGGTACAGGCTTACAGCTCTGATTTAATCAAgagcaaggtataaaatatcgatgatatcggaaatattgatagtccaaaaacacggatatttcgatggaaatatcgggatattatcgatatcgataaaaattgaataaaaactatggaaattgtaagaaaaacttggaaatttttattaaaactttgcatgatgtttatttagtcaattatctattagtttatcacaaaaaattggaaggaaatgcattgcatgatagatataactgatttaagttgattatatggcgagctggcaaacattatgagtgtagaaaatatgtagtaattaatgaaagaagtttaaacacacaataatcatttatatataatgaattagaacaatattttacactttatacattgcatggtaagatacatgagtgacttagcaaggtctaaaatatcgatgatatcagaaatattggtagtccaaaaaaatatcggtagtccaaaaacacggaaatttcgatagaaatatcgggatattatggatattttagaccatgatcAGGAGTAAGTTTATTCAGATTGTAAATTGTAACATCCACTACTTGTTTGTAAATACAGTTTACCCCTTTGTAAACCACAGGTTTGTTAAAGGGTTAAAGCTAGAGAAAGTGATGATATTGGTGCTTATAATTTCAACTTCTTAAATATTAGCCTTTAAAAAATCTTCATTCTCGTGAAGTAAAATTAGAATTGCTATTCTTACTCTGATTTGTTTATTAACCAATATTCTTTTACTAATTTCTAATGGTTACGGTTACTCACAACTACGTAGTATAGTaagtaattaatttgaatcttGTGCTTGGTTTAAATCTGCTAGGCTTTTTCTTTGATCGAAACTAACTTAGCTAATTAAACTGCTCAATAGTTGAATAATTGAATACTGTGACAACCAACGAATTAAGAAAACCCATAAAGCAAATGTACATACATGTCTAATATTTTCAATATGTAATGATTATACATGaagttatataataatatatactaACAGTATATATGCAGTTATGATCAAATTTGTGCTCATTGCACACAAAGGAGAGAGCCACAAGATTAAAATAAGCTTGCAGGAACTTATAACCTTTAAATTTGTGCTCTTTCTATGCTACACAACTTTGCTTCCAGTTTTCCCATTTCCAAGAAagtaaaggaagaaaaaaagagagagaaagaagatgcAGGTTTGCATTTCCTAGAGAACAATCACAAGAAAACATCAACTATACAACCATCCCGTTTCTTTTGAAACAATTAATGATATATCATGATATATCTCAAACAGTGTAGCAATTCAATACAATTATGAGACAGCTGCAGATATCAGATCATTCAACTCTAGCTATATGCACGCTCACTCCAAAAAGGACCAGCTAGTAAACCCCACCTTACCACCATATAAAATAttagaacaagaaaaaaaaatgaatatttcAAGATTCATTAGACTAAAGACATTTTGCAGGACTGAATTAGTACAGAAATTGAGCATGTCATGAAGTAGATTACTATCTTAAGTACTAACCAAATTAACtgagaaattaagaaaaaaaaaacagcagaaaaaaaaaagttgcataaACCTGTAAGTTTAATCATCCAGTAGATCTATTATTAAAATTCAACCTTCTCAAACCATCTATAATTTCAGTCTACTATAACTAAAGGTTTGCTGAGAGAAGAAAGGAAACAAAGCAAATTTCAAATCTTAAGTAACTTAACTAAGTTCCCCAAAAGTAGTGAAGAATATTGCAGCTAAAGATGACCAAGTCGAAGCTCCAGATCCACTTCCTCCTTGTGATCTTTGAGCAACCCTATGTCCAAATCCAAGTCCAACTCCAAGTCAAccctaattattttattttcttcctccgGATCAATCTTGTTGAAGTATTCATCATCTCTTTGTGCAAAACCCTTAAATATTTGTCCAGCCTCATGATCAGCACCACCTCCCATGCCTTTCTTGAGAATCAGATCAGGAAAGTGATTTTCCGGCCAGTAGTCATATCtcggttttttattttcatccaTAGATGAAGCTGATGAAGGTGTAGAGACCAGAGTCTTCAGAGAAGGAGAAAACAAGGAATGACATGATGAAAGAGATGAGGATGATGATGTAGAAAAATAAGAGCTAGGGTTAGGGCTAGGGTTTTGAGGACATATTTCTGAAGAACGGGTTGGCGGTAGGAGTCTCAACCTAGCTCTGTCTCTTCTGTGAACATTCATATGACCCCCAAGTGCTTGAGCAGACCTGAACTCTCTCTTGCAAAAGCTACATGCAAAGTTTCTTGTAGCCCATGAATTATCACATAAATTTTCTCCTTCAAAGAAGTTGATACAATCCATCGATCTCGATCCCTTCAGCATCGGTATCTTGCCACAAGTACTCAAGTGAGCCTCTCCATATCACATCTGGTTCAGTTCATCAAATGAAACATAAAAAACGGATTTAATTACGCTATAATCGGAGTAAAATGAAAACCCCATCTTTTAATTTCAcaacttgagagagagagagagagagagagagagagagagagagagagagagagagagagagagagagactcacTAAGCTGTTGGATCAGAGAACTATAGTAGTTCAGGTCGAGGAAAGCTGGCTGAGCTAACACtgaaataagaagaagaagaagaaaatgaagatccTATTTGATATGAAGTACTACAAATAAAGGCCAAAATGCTGATACCTATATCTGGATATTGCTCAGCAATGGAAGTGTACAAACTTAAAAAGACATTATTTTAACTTTTTGCTGATTCTAGGAGAGATGCGTCTAGCAAATGTGCATTACGAAGTTTAATACATGAGGACATGGGAAACTAGCTAAAGCTAGCTAGGGTTTTGTGGTCAGTGGGAATAGGAGGAATAGGAGGAATATCGGAACATGTAAAAGCATATGACTTATAAAATGCTCACTACGCACTTGAAGGGTGTATAATTAGGGAAAGGATCCTCCAGATCCTTTTCCTGGAGATCCTAGAAATTCCGTGATCGTgacgttcatcgtacattgtatgattagaaattattttacaatttaaaatttaaaattaaatatgaataacacccaacaaaaactgaccgcacgatgtatgatgaacgatcACGGTCTCAGAATCCCTAGGATCTTCAGAAAAAGGATTCGGTGAGGATCCTTTTCCGTATAATTATTGTGCAGGACTTGCGGTATTTAATTATAATGGCATATATACCTTAAGATGAACACCTCCATAGGATTTTGCATTAATCCCAGTAATTATGGTTGTACTCAAGGAACAAAATAttgatattatcggcgatatttcgccgataatatcgttttttttagatgacaatatttttatactTATCCCCTTAATTATCGtcataatatcgcgatattatgcAAATTTGAGTCTGAGCTTCCGGGTCGACCCGCTTGAACCAGGCATGTTAGCCATACCGAGAGCGGAGAGCATGTCGAGGGTCTCCTTGTCGACGGAGATCTCGTCGATCTTGATGGCGGACTCCTTGGGGACAAAGTCCATGCAGCGCTCGCGGTCCTCCTCCTGCAGCTTCAGGGAAATGCCACGAACCGGGCCCTTCTGGATCTGTTTCATGAGGTGGGTGGAGAATCCGGCAATCTTGTTGCAGAGACACTTGGAGGGGATGATGGCGACTTCCTCGAGGATCTTCTTGTTGGTGTGGAAGTCCAGGGTCATGCGCGAGTAGAAGCGCTCGATCACTTGGCGAGAGGATTTCTTCACTGTCTTTGTGCGGACGCGACCCTTGGTGGTGGTGGAATTGTGCGGCGGAGCTGGGAAGAGACGAACGGTGGGTGAGTGTGTGTGTTCGTGAGATGTGTTGTGCTTGAAAATGGAGCATTACCATGATGGCTTAGAGGAAGTGATAGAGGAAGATGTGCGGAGTAGACATGGAGGGTTAGAAAGAGGGAtcagaagagaagaagagagggtTAAACAGAGAAGTTGAGATGATTGATAGAAATTAGGCAGCAGGGAAATCGGGAAAGTGGAAAAAAAAGGCCTAGTTTTGTGTGAAAGTCTACCACccacataattaaaaaaaacaaaaaataattacccACTATCAAAGTTGGACAAAGAAATGCAAGAACAAGATCTTGTGAATCCTTCTTCCTATTGTTATTGCTTTGGTGcaataaatatattatataaatgattaagataacattatattatttgttctgttttaaaacaatttttttttggttttttggtaaataaatgaaGTAATTGTGACTGACATTTCTAGATATGGCTTGTATCCTCTTCCTATTTGGATTACTCAACTAGATCACGACGTCTTTTCCAGCAAAAGATTAAATTGTCCTTCTATTTTTACCCCTTAAACTATCTATCTTTTAAAACAATACTATATTATATtcttataatataatattttcttttctttttctttttaagaccaaacaattctttttctttttaaggcTATCAATGGTATTGAGCCGTTGGATTAGTGTGGTCAAAAAAGCAGGTGCTGACGTTTTGGGAAGGGCTTTCTCATTAATTTCCCGTTGTTTGTGtaactcatgtatcttaccatacaatgtttaaacttctttcattaattactacatattttctatgctcacaatgtttgccagctcactatataatcaacttaaatcagttaaatccatcatgcaatgcatttccttccaattttttgtgataaactaatagataattgactaaataaacatcctgcaaagtttcaataaaaatttccaagtttttcttacaatttccgtgatttccatattatttttatcgatatcgataatatcccgatatttccatcgatatttccgtgtttttggactaccgatatttccgatatcatcaatattttataccttggttgTACTATAGAGAGGTGCCTCCTTTTTACTTAAAGAGTGAGAGAGGGGGAGGGTTCACCCGACCTCTATTAAATAAAGTGTGTTGGCAATGTAATTAAGTTCGTGTCCTattattgttgattttccacaacATGATTAAGCTGGTGAAAATGTGGTGATAATGTATAAGACTCCTTAATTTCAAGAAATGTTAGAGACTGTATCACATTGTACATCACCTCTCTAGCATAGGTGATGCCTACTTCTGATGtggtttttattatatttattatattataaaGCCATACATTAATGGTGGATTAGGCTAGTTAATTAGGGCAACATGCCCTTGTTACACCCATATT
Encoded proteins:
- the LOC126587316 gene encoding transcriptional regulator SUPERMAN-like, encoding MLKGSRSMDCINFFEGENLCDNSWATRNFACSFCKREFRSAQALGGHMNVHRRDRARLRLLPPTRSSEICPQNPSPNPSSYFSTSSSSSLSSCHSLFSPSLKTLVSTPSSASSMDENKKPRYDYWPENHFPDLILKKGMGGGADHEAGQIFKGFAQRDDEYFNKIDPEEENKIIRVDLELDLDLDIGLLKDHKEEVDLELRLGHL